The Streptomyces sp. NBC_00670 genome window below encodes:
- a CDS encoding GntR family transcriptional regulator encodes MLRREPGPVLKRELVRDHILELIESQRPGDPIPSERTLCARLGVSRPTLRAAVDELVAAGLLVREHGRGMFVAPEKITQELVAQEQAMTVPQADGAWSSRLLEFTTIQAGARIGHRLRLSPAAKIVYVARLRLVDGEPMAIEHLHIRADLVPGLTPQELESGDLYEHLRRHHDVHVREAVQGIEPTVVTRAEAELLDVPELSPALLFERLTSDVRGRPVEYVHSLYRGDRYRIVSRLTLGPTAATTAGPAPAHHPGHHPGIPPGDFAHGDTVASSTRGDVQQAP; translated from the coding sequence GTGCTCAGACGTGAGCCGGGACCGGTGCTCAAACGCGAGCTGGTGCGCGACCACATCCTGGAGCTGATCGAGTCGCAGCGCCCGGGCGACCCGATCCCCTCCGAGCGCACCCTGTGCGCCCGCCTCGGGGTGTCCCGGCCCACGCTGCGCGCCGCCGTCGACGAACTCGTCGCCGCCGGGCTTCTCGTCCGCGAACACGGCCGCGGCATGTTCGTCGCCCCGGAGAAGATCACCCAGGAGCTGGTCGCCCAGGAACAGGCGATGACCGTGCCCCAGGCCGACGGCGCCTGGTCGAGCCGGCTGCTGGAGTTCACCACCATCCAGGCGGGCGCCCGCATCGGCCACCGGCTGCGCCTCTCACCCGCGGCGAAGATTGTCTACGTGGCCCGGCTCCGCCTCGTCGACGGGGAGCCGATGGCCATCGAGCACCTGCACATCCGCGCCGACCTCGTGCCCGGGCTCACCCCGCAGGAACTGGAGAGCGGCGACCTCTACGAGCACTTGCGCCGGCACCACGACGTTCACGTCCGCGAAGCCGTACAGGGCATCGAGCCGACCGTCGTCACCCGTGCCGAGGCCGAGCTGCTCGACGTGCCGGAGCTGTCGCCCGCGCTGCTCTTCGAACGGCTCACCTCGGACGTGCGGGGGCGCCCCGTGGAGTACGTCCACTCGCTCTACCGCGGCGACCGCTACCGCATCGTCTCGCGCCTCACCCTCGGCCCCACCGCCGCGACGACGGCCGGGCCGGCGCCCGCTCACCACCCGGGCCACCACCCCGGCATCCCGCCCGGCGACTTCGCCCACGGGGACACGGTGGCCTCCTCCACGCGGGGGGACGTCCAGCAGGCGCCCTGA
- a CDS encoding MaoC family dehydratase — MSATTAKGLDGLLALAGRDLGRTDWLEITQERVNTFADATGDHQWIHTDPERAKEGPFGGPIAHGYLTLSLIIPLFGDLLEIEGTSMSVNYGLEKVRFPSPVPVGARIRLHGAVDSVEEVKGNGVQMVLTFTVEVEGSAKPACVAQAVYRHYA; from the coding sequence ATGTCCGCCACCACCGCCAAGGGCCTCGACGGCCTTCTCGCCCTCGCCGGCCGCGACCTCGGCCGTACCGACTGGCTGGAGATCACGCAGGAGCGCGTCAACACCTTCGCCGACGCCACCGGCGACCACCAGTGGATCCACACCGACCCGGAGCGGGCGAAGGAAGGACCCTTCGGCGGGCCCATCGCCCACGGGTACCTCACGCTCTCCCTGATCATCCCGCTGTTCGGCGATCTCCTGGAGATCGAGGGCACGTCGATGAGCGTCAACTACGGCCTGGAGAAGGTCCGTTTCCCGAGTCCGGTGCCGGTCGGCGCGCGGATCCGGCTGCACGGTGCCGTCGACTCCGTCGAGGAGGTCAAGGGCAACGGGGTGCAGATGGTGCTGACGTTCACCGTCGAGGTCGAGGGCAGCGCCAAGCCGGCGTGCGTGGCCCAGGCGGTGTACCGGCACTACGCCTGA
- a CDS encoding beta-N-acetylhexosaminidase, giving the protein MPASRRVLIPQPTQLAHRPGFFTLRRDTSLRISPGAEPAAALLRTLVGPPTGLAFPPSPDGPFVLALDPQLTGLGAEGYGLTVAPDAVLLRAGQVTGLLRGIQTLRQLLPTEALTGRPSPGAVRRLPCVEITDVPRHPWRGFMLDVARHFQPVSLLRRYVDLLALHKLNVLQLHLTDDQGWRMPVAAYPRLTEVGGRRAESMVGPAGSTVFDGVPHEGAYTREELTGLVAYAAARGVTVVPEIEMPGHSRAAIAALPELGAVPGRRVDVWTEWGVCDTVLGVHEPVFDFARTVLDEVLDVFPSPHVHLGGDECPTTEWAASPVARARAAAEGLADTEALHGWFLRRVGTHLLERGRTPIAWAETGEGLPPEFTVMTWREPEHTRIALKRGHAVISAQHRAAYLDYAQTDSPAEPPAQPGAVVDLRAVHEHAVPDSSGTTGELIGVQAALWTEFVSAPEHLDHLAFPRLCAFADRAWYGAASWPHFHHRLTAHAPRLTALGVRHGPLHPHLPAPHSSGKEQP; this is encoded by the coding sequence GTGCCCGCATCCCGACGCGTACTGATCCCCCAGCCCACCCAACTCGCACACAGGCCCGGCTTCTTCACCCTGCGCCGGGACACGTCGCTGCGGATCTCCCCCGGCGCCGAGCCCGCCGCCGCCCTGCTGCGCACCCTCGTCGGACCGCCCACCGGTCTCGCCTTCCCGCCCTCCCCCGACGGCCCCTTCGTACTGGCGCTCGACCCACAGCTGACGGGGCTCGGCGCGGAGGGGTACGGCCTCACCGTCGCACCCGACGCCGTCCTCCTGCGGGCCGGCCAGGTCACCGGGCTGCTGCGCGGCATCCAGACGCTGCGGCAACTGCTGCCGACGGAGGCCCTGACCGGGCGCCCCTCGCCCGGTGCGGTCCGGCGGCTGCCCTGCGTGGAGATCACCGACGTGCCCCGGCATCCCTGGCGCGGGTTCATGCTCGACGTGGCCCGGCACTTCCAGCCCGTGTCACTGCTGCGCCGGTACGTCGACCTGCTCGCCCTGCACAAGCTCAACGTGCTCCAACTGCACCTCACCGACGACCAGGGCTGGCGGATGCCGGTCGCGGCCTACCCCCGGCTCACCGAGGTGGGCGGGCGGCGTGCCGAGTCGATGGTGGGGCCCGCCGGGTCCACGGTCTTCGACGGTGTGCCGCACGAAGGCGCCTACACCCGCGAGGAGTTGACCGGTCTCGTCGCCTACGCCGCCGCGCGCGGGGTCACCGTCGTACCGGAGATCGAGATGCCGGGGCACTCCCGGGCCGCGATCGCCGCCCTGCCCGAGCTGGGCGCGGTGCCGGGGCGGCGGGTGGACGTGTGGACGGAGTGGGGGGTGTGCGACACCGTCCTCGGCGTCCACGAGCCGGTCTTCGACTTCGCCCGCACCGTCCTCGACGAGGTCCTCGACGTCTTCCCCTCCCCCCACGTCCACCTCGGCGGTGACGAGTGCCCGACGACCGAGTGGGCGGCGAGCCCGGTGGCCAGGGCACGGGCGGCGGCCGAGGGGCTGGCGGACACGGAGGCGCTGCACGGCTGGTTCCTGCGCCGCGTCGGCACACATCTGCTGGAGCGGGGCCGCACCCCGATCGCCTGGGCGGAGACCGGCGAGGGACTGCCCCCGGAGTTCACGGTGATGACCTGGCGCGAACCCGAGCACACCCGGATCGCCCTCAAACGCGGACACGCGGTGATCAGCGCGCAGCACCGTGCCGCCTACCTCGACTACGCCCAGACCGACTCCCCCGCCGAACCGCCGGCGCAGCCCGGAGCCGTCGTCGACCTGCGCGCGGTCCACGAGCACGCCGTGCCGGACAGCAGCGGCACGACCGGTGAACTCATCGGCGTACAGGCCGCGTTGTGGACCGAGTTCGTGTCCGCCCCGGAACACCTCGACCATCTGGCCTTCCCCCGCCTGTGCGCGTTCGCCGACCGGGCCTGGTACGGCGCCGCGTCCTGGCCCCACTTCCACCACCGCCTGACGGCACACGCCCCGCGCCTCACCGCGCTCGGCGTGCGCCACGGGCCGCTCCATCCCCACCTCCCCGCCCCCCACAGTTCCGGAAAGGAACAGCCATGA
- a CDS encoding extracellular solute-binding protein has protein sequence MKHRLLAGLSLVAAVGISACSSSGSDGGSGAGGRTTIDVWLMRDSVSAAFQKEFEKGFEKAHPDIDVRVQIQEWDGIGEKVTAALASNDAPDVIETGNTQVAQFAASGGLLDLSDKVSELGGASWLKGLAEPGAYEGKQYGIPYYAANRVVIYRKDLFAKAGIDASKIRTRAQWIDATKKLDKGGQQGIYLPGQNWYTLSGFVWDEGGDLAAESGGSWHGTLDTPGALRAMAFYEKLQALGKGPKDSDEANPPQAEVMAKEQVAQIISTPGGANVVTQNAPALKGKLGFFPIPGKTADTPGAVFTGGSDLVIPVVSRHHDAAYTFVKELTGDAWQKKLAAAMSYVPNKTTLTAAVAGDPGASAMAVGAAQGHATPNTPGWAAVEAKNPIKDYMTAVLTGGDPAREAKKASDAITRAMKSGT, from the coding sequence GTGAAGCACCGCTTGCTCGCCGGCCTGTCGCTCGTCGCGGCCGTCGGAATCAGTGCCTGCAGCTCGTCCGGCTCCGACGGGGGCTCCGGGGCCGGCGGGCGGACCACCATCGACGTGTGGCTGATGCGCGACAGCGTGTCCGCCGCGTTCCAGAAGGAGTTCGAGAAGGGCTTCGAGAAGGCCCATCCCGACATCGACGTCCGGGTGCAGATCCAGGAGTGGGACGGCATCGGGGAGAAGGTCACCGCCGCGCTGGCCAGCAACGACGCCCCCGACGTCATCGAGACCGGCAACACCCAGGTGGCCCAGTTCGCGGCGAGCGGCGGTCTGCTGGACCTCAGCGACAAGGTCTCCGAGCTCGGCGGTGCCTCCTGGCTCAAGGGCCTCGCCGAGCCCGGCGCCTACGAGGGCAAGCAGTACGGCATCCCGTACTACGCGGCCAACCGCGTCGTCATCTACCGCAAGGACCTGTTCGCGAAGGCCGGGATCGACGCCTCGAAGATCAGGACGCGCGCGCAGTGGATCGACGCGACGAAGAAGCTGGACAAGGGCGGCCAACAGGGCATCTACCTGCCCGGACAGAACTGGTACACCCTCTCCGGCTTCGTCTGGGACGAGGGCGGCGACCTGGCCGCCGAGTCCGGCGGCAGCTGGCACGGCACCCTGGACACGCCCGGGGCACTGCGCGCGATGGCCTTCTACGAGAAGCTCCAGGCGCTCGGCAAGGGGCCCAAGGACTCCGACGAGGCGAACCCGCCGCAGGCGGAGGTGATGGCCAAGGAGCAGGTGGCCCAGATCATCAGCACCCCGGGCGGCGCCAACGTCGTCACCCAGAACGCCCCCGCCCTCAAGGGCAAGCTGGGCTTCTTCCCGATCCCGGGGAAGACGGCGGACACCCCGGGCGCGGTCTTCACCGGCGGCTCCGACCTGGTGATCCCGGTGGTTTCGCGGCACCACGACGCCGCCTACACGTTCGTCAAGGAACTCACCGGCGACGCCTGGCAGAAGAAGCTCGCGGCCGCGATGAGCTACGTGCCGAACAAGACGACGCTGACGGCGGCGGTCGCCGGTGACCCGGGCGCCTCCGCGATGGCCGTCGGCGCGGCCCAGGGGCACGCCACACCCAATACGCCGGGCTGGGCCGCCGTCGAGGCCAAGAACCCGATCAAGGACTACATGACGGCGGTCCTCACCGGAGGAGATCCCGCCCGCGAGGCGAAGAAGGCGTCCGACGCCATCACCCGGGCCATGAAGTCCGGCACCTGA
- a CDS encoding carbohydrate ABC transporter permease produces MSTRRALRRLPLHLAATVTVVVCLFPVYWMITTAFTPNRDIQSAHPRLLPRTWTLDHFRRAVDADGFGLFWRNSLLVTLGTVVLALLVALGASFAVARMRWRGRRQFMLAVFVAQMAPWESLIIPVYIIARDTDMLDRLPTLTLVYFMMTLPFTIVVLRGFLSTIPPELEESAQLDGCTRLSAFRHVALPLLAPGLMATSLFGYITAWNEFAYANFLIIKQQDHRTLPVWLSSFHNVFGTDWGATMAASTLFSLPALVVFLLLQRHVTSGFAAGAVKG; encoded by the coding sequence GTGAGCACCCGACGGGCACTTCGCCGGCTTCCGCTGCACCTGGCCGCGACCGTGACGGTGGTGGTGTGTCTCTTCCCGGTCTACTGGATGATCACCACCGCGTTCACCCCCAACCGTGACATCCAGTCCGCCCATCCCCGGCTGCTGCCCCGCACCTGGACGCTGGACCACTTCCGGCGGGCGGTCGACGCCGACGGCTTCGGCCTGTTCTGGCGCAACAGTCTGCTGGTGACGCTGGGCACGGTGGTGCTCGCGCTGCTCGTGGCACTGGGCGCCTCCTTCGCCGTGGCACGGATGCGCTGGCGGGGCCGGCGGCAGTTCATGCTGGCGGTGTTCGTCGCCCAGATGGCGCCGTGGGAGTCGCTCATCATCCCCGTGTACATCATCGCGCGGGACACCGACATGCTCGACCGGTTGCCCACGCTGACGCTGGTCTACTTCATGATGACCCTGCCGTTCACCATCGTCGTCCTGCGCGGCTTCCTCTCCACGATCCCGCCGGAGCTGGAGGAGTCCGCCCAACTCGACGGCTGTACACGGCTGTCGGCGTTCCGGCACGTGGCCCTGCCGCTGCTCGCGCCCGGGCTGATGGCGACCTCCCTGTTCGGCTACATCACGGCGTGGAACGAGTTCGCCTACGCCAACTTCCTGATCATCAAGCAGCAGGACCACCGCACGCTGCCGGTGTGGCTGTCCTCGTTCCACAACGTCTTCGGCACCGACTGGGGCGCCACCATGGCCGCCTCCACCCTGTTCTCGCTGCCCGCGCTGGTGGTGTTCCTGCTGCTGCAACGGCACGTCACGTCCGGCTTCGCGGCCGGCGCGGTCAAGGGCTGA
- a CDS encoding cellulose binding domain-containing protein, protein MTRTTPGRTLTCAVAAVLGAVGLVALPSSAGAATSGVSVQYHTGSTGSDQAEPWLKVRNTGDSAVSLSAVKVRYYFRADSASAGYRFACSWAVKGCGNVTGTFGTLAHPTANADRYLEIGFTSGAGTLAPGADSGDLQLRFYRSDWQPLNQSDDYSFGAGQTSYANWTKVTAQVGGATVWGTAPEGNDPGDPGDPGDPGDPGDPGDPSAGTALFDDFNYSAYNDPKISANGWSVRSNSGGPGIPGATWAPQNVTFSSSGGNSVMNLETSTAGAGENTKQTEVLTKALKFKNGTYAARVRFSDAPKSGPDGDHLVQTFFTINDLKAPMADDYSEYDFEYLPNGGWGESSNILYTTSWETYNPDPWQAVNQHTEGRQSYDGWHDLVLTLDNSVIRYYIDGQLFGTHDAQYLPERPMSINFNQWLIDFGGQSSTSARAYDEKIDYVLHVKDQVLTPAQVAAKVAAYRAAGTVFEDTVPGA, encoded by the coding sequence ATGACAAGGACGACCCCCGGCAGAACCCTCACCTGCGCCGTCGCCGCCGTGCTCGGCGCCGTGGGCCTCGTCGCGCTCCCGTCGAGCGCCGGCGCGGCCACGAGCGGGGTGAGCGTGCAGTACCACACCGGCTCCACGGGTTCCGACCAGGCGGAGCCCTGGCTGAAGGTGCGCAACACCGGTGACTCGGCGGTGTCCCTGAGCGCGGTGAAGGTGCGCTACTACTTCAGGGCCGACTCGGCGTCGGCGGGCTACCGGTTCGCCTGCTCGTGGGCGGTCAAGGGCTGCGGCAACGTCACCGGCACGTTCGGCACCCTCGCGCACCCCACCGCGAACGCCGACCGCTATCTGGAGATCGGCTTCACCTCCGGCGCGGGCACGCTCGCCCCGGGCGCCGACTCCGGCGATCTGCAACTGCGGTTCTACCGTTCCGACTGGCAGCCGCTCAACCAGAGCGACGACTACTCCTTCGGCGCGGGCCAGACGTCGTACGCGAACTGGACGAAGGTCACCGCCCAGGTCGGCGGCGCGACGGTGTGGGGGACGGCGCCCGAGGGCAACGACCCCGGCGACCCGGGCGATCCCGGAGACCCCGGGGACCCGGGCGACCCGGGTGACCCCTCCGCGGGGACGGCCCTGTTCGACGACTTCAACTACTCGGCGTACAACGACCCGAAGATCTCGGCCAACGGCTGGAGCGTGCGCTCCAACTCCGGCGGCCCCGGGATCCCGGGGGCGACCTGGGCGCCGCAGAACGTGACGTTCTCCTCCTCGGGCGGCAACTCCGTGATGAACCTGGAGACGTCGACGGCGGGTGCGGGCGAGAACACGAAACAGACCGAAGTCCTCACCAAGGCGCTGAAGTTCAAGAACGGCACCTACGCGGCGCGGGTGCGGTTCAGCGACGCCCCGAAGAGCGGGCCGGACGGTGACCACCTCGTCCAGACGTTCTTCACCATCAACGACCTCAAGGCGCCCATGGCCGACGACTACTCGGAGTACGACTTCGAGTACCTGCCCAACGGCGGCTGGGGCGAGTCGTCGAACATCCTGTACACGACGTCCTGGGAGACCTACAACCCGGACCCGTGGCAGGCGGTGAACCAGCACACGGAGGGCCGGCAGAGCTACGACGGCTGGCACGACCTGGTGCTCACCCTCGACAACAGCGTCATCCGGTACTACATCGACGGGCAGCTGTTCGGCACGCATGACGCGCAGTACCTGCCCGAGCGGCCGATGTCGATCAACTTCAACCAGTGGCTGATCGACTTCGGCGGACAGTCGAGCACGAGTGCGCGGGCGTACGACGAGAAGATCGACTACGTCCTGCATGTGAAGGACCAGGTGCTGACGCCGGCGCAGGTGGCGGCGAAGGTCGCCGCGTACCGGGCGGCGGGGACGGTGTTCGAGGACACGGTGCCCGGGGCGTGA
- a CDS encoding carbohydrate ABC transporter permease, whose product MSVVRERAVRHRPLVPPPRRPPGPARRTTMAGVWPYLLIAPAVLGMLYLLVYPLARAVLISFQDFGLRQLILGDAHVVGFANYRTLLTDPRFWTVVRRTFLFMAVNVVLIMVLSTLVALMIERLGRRWRTAVLSALVLAWAMPVVAATTVFQWLFHSRFGIVNHALTGLGFTSFKDYPWLAHGPAAFAILVALVVWQSVPFAAITLYSALTTVPCDLYEAARLDGASGARIFRSVTLPIVRPLFMLVLSLEVIWTFKAFVQIWVMTRGGPGDATTILPVYAVQTALSQQRYDLGSAASMLTVLLMSGVLVLYFRQMFRQEAEL is encoded by the coding sequence ATGTCGGTCGTCCGTGAGCGGGCCGTGCGCCACCGCCCCCTCGTGCCGCCGCCCCGCCGCCCGCCGGGCCCCGCCCGCCGCACCACCATGGCCGGCGTCTGGCCGTATCTGCTGATCGCGCCCGCCGTCCTCGGCATGCTGTACCTGCTCGTCTATCCGCTGGCCCGCGCGGTGCTGATCTCCTTCCAGGACTTCGGGCTCCGCCAGCTCATCCTCGGCGACGCGCACGTCGTCGGATTCGCCAACTACCGCACGCTGCTGACCGATCCGCGGTTCTGGACGGTCGTGCGCCGCACGTTCCTGTTCATGGCGGTCAACGTCGTCCTGATCATGGTGCTGTCCACGCTGGTGGCCCTGATGATCGAGCGCCTGGGCCGCCGCTGGCGCACGGCGGTGCTCAGCGCGCTGGTACTGGCCTGGGCGATGCCCGTGGTCGCGGCGACGACGGTGTTCCAGTGGCTGTTCCACTCACGGTTCGGCATCGTCAACCACGCCCTGACCGGGCTCGGGTTCACCTCGTTCAAGGACTACCCGTGGCTCGCGCACGGTCCCGCGGCGTTCGCGATCCTGGTGGCGCTCGTGGTGTGGCAGTCGGTGCCCTTCGCGGCGATCACCCTGTACTCGGCGCTCACCACCGTGCCCTGCGACCTGTACGAGGCGGCGCGGCTGGACGGCGCCTCCGGTGCCCGCATCTTCCGGTCGGTGACGCTGCCGATCGTGCGGCCCCTGTTCATGCTGGTGCTCTCGCTCGAAGTCATCTGGACGTTCAAGGCGTTCGTGCAGATCTGGGTGATGACCCGCGGCGGCCCCGGCGACGCCACCACGATCCTGCCGGTGTACGCCGTGCAGACGGCGCTCAGCCAGCAGCGCTACGACCTCGGCTCGGCGGCGTCCATGCTCACGGTGCTGCTGATGTCGGGCGTGCTGGTCCTCTACTTCCGGCAGATGTTCCGTCAGGAGGCCGAACTGTGA